The proteins below come from a single Acidobacteriota bacterium genomic window:
- a CDS encoding DUF420 domain-containing protein, translated as MELLQIFPHLNAALNAISGLLLITGFYFIMKRRISEHRFCMLSASIVSAVFLVSYLTHHALRTYYFGLGPTKFTGEGIIRPIYFTILTSHTILAAVVGPFIILTLRRGLKGWYESHKKLARLVFPVWLYVSTTGVVVYLLLYQIYPGR; from the coding sequence ATGGAACTCTTACAGATCTTTCCGCATTTGAACGCCGCGTTGAATGCAATCAGCGGGCTTCTTCTTATAACTGGGTTTTACTTCATAATGAAGCGGCGGATAAGCGAGCACCGATTCTGCATGCTTTCCGCTAGTATCGTTTCGGCCGTTTTTCTGGTCAGTTATCTAACGCACCACGCACTGCGAACTTACTATTTTGGCCTTGGGCCGACGAAATTTACAGGTGAGGGAATCATCAGGCCGATCTATTTCACAATTCTTACCTCGCACACGATACTGGCGGCGGTTGTTGGGCCATTTATCATCCTAACACTCAGACGAGGGCTAAAAGGCTGGTATGAATCCCACAAGAAACTGGCCCGCCTGGTTTTCCCGGTATGGCTCTACGTCTCAACGACGGGCGTTGTGGTCTACTTGCTGCTCTATCAGATCTATCCGGGCAGGTAA
- a CDS encoding cytochrome c oxidase subunit 3 — protein sequence MEIGTAEIIDNIEEPRRRKGGISGSSGPGNKNGGRNPGDNGGDGGDGGGGDPGNLQQYSGPTKEPFVPQKSRVLTAFLLLVVLMTFGGLIGAYIVIATNKAGEWKPFDLPIPIWISTVLILLSSVVYHFGKVAVDRNDQRSAKKWFVVTTVFGAAFISSQILAWLALNARGLYMEGNPYAGFFYILTAVHAVHVLGGILALGTILLRNLTPTESLFEISKRQTLAQVVGWYWHFMGVLWLVLFVLLGFWK from the coding sequence ATGGAAATCGGGACAGCTGAGATCATCGACAATATCGAGGAGCCGCGTCGTCGGAAAGGCGGCATATCCGGAAGTTCCGGCCCGGGCAATAAAAATGGCGGACGAAATCCCGGCGATAATGGTGGCGACGGCGGGGATGGCGGAGGCGGTGACCCGGGAAATCTTCAACAATATTCCGGTCCTACAAAGGAACCGTTCGTACCGCAGAAGTCCAGAGTTCTAACGGCATTTCTGCTGCTCGTCGTTCTAATGACCTTTGGCGGACTGATAGGAGCCTATATCGTCATCGCGACGAATAAAGCTGGTGAGTGGAAACCTTTTGACCTTCCGATCCCGATCTGGATAAGTACTGTCCTGATACTTCTTAGCAGCGTCGTCTATCATTTCGGCAAGGTCGCGGTCGATCGAAATGATCAGCGATCGGCGAAAAAGTGGTTCGTTGTGACCACCGTTTTCGGAGCGGCGTTCATCTCCTCACAAATTCTCGCCTGGCTCGCACTCAATGCGAGAGGGCTTTACATGGAAGGCAATCCCTACGCGGGATTTTTCTACATCCTTACGGCGGTGCATGCTGTGCATGTGCTCGGGGGGATCTTAGCATTAGGGACTATCCTTCTTAGAAATCTGACGCCAACCGAAAGCCTTTTTGAGATTAGCAAGCGCCAAACCCTCGCTCAGGTCGTCGGTTGGTACTGGCATTTCATGGGCGTGCTTTGGCTGGTCTTGTTCGTGTTATTAGGTTTTTGGAAGTAA
- the cyoE gene encoding protoheme IX farnesyltransferase — protein METLAVDIENQKVLGMREKLAAYAELTKPRIAFLLVLTSAAAFYLGTKESFDFVLFANSMIAITLLAFGVATLNQYWERDIDVFMARTAKRPLPAKRVTSIEALIFGILLCLSAEVYLLLAVNALTAILGLVVIVGYVFVYTPLKTRTTASTAIGALPGALPPLMGWTAAANDITLGAWALFAMQFLWQFPHFFAIAWMYREEYAKAGILMLPVVDTDGRLTARQIVLFAVMLFPVSLAPFFLGISGFIFLAGASILGLWFLWASIRSARAKTKEEAKRLLMVSVIYLPLLFILMVADKR, from the coding sequence ATGGAAACTTTGGCAGTCGATATCGAAAATCAAAAGGTATTAGGAATGCGTGAGAAACTCGCCGCCTATGCGGAATTGACCAAACCGCGGATCGCATTTCTGCTTGTCTTAACGTCCGCAGCGGCATTTTATCTCGGGACGAAGGAATCCTTCGATTTTGTCCTTTTTGCCAACTCAATGATCGCCATCACGCTGCTGGCGTTCGGTGTTGCGACGCTTAATCAATATTGGGAACGGGATATTGACGTTTTCATGGCCCGTACGGCGAAGCGTCCTCTTCCGGCAAAACGGGTAACGTCTATCGAGGCATTGATATTCGGCATCCTTCTATGCCTCTCGGCTGAAGTTTATCTGCTGCTTGCCGTCAACGCTTTAACGGCGATCCTTGGGCTTGTGGTCATTGTCGGTTATGTTTTTGTCTATACTCCACTGAAGACCCGAACTACGGCATCTACCGCGATCGGTGCTCTTCCCGGAGCCCTGCCGCCTCTGATGGGCTGGACGGCCGCCGCGAACGATATCACGCTGGGAGCTTGGGCTTTGTTTGCGATGCAGTTTCTGTGGCAGTTTCCCCATTTCTTCGCGATCGCGTGGATGTATCGCGAGGAATACGCAAAGGCGGGAATTCTCATGCTGCCGGTCGTTGACACCGACGGACGATTGACTGCAAGGCAGATCGTCCTTTTTGCCGTCATGCTCTTTCCCGTTAGTCTTGCTCCCTTCTTTCTTGGGATATCCGGATTCATTTTCTTGGCCGGGGCGAGCATCCTAGGGCTCTGGTTTCTCTGGGCAAGTATTCGCTCGGCGAGAGCCAAGACGAAGGAGGAAGCGAAACGTCTGCTCATGGTTTCGGTAATTTACCTTCCCCTCCTTTTCATCCTCATGGTTGCTGACAAACGTTAA
- a CDS encoding cytochrome c biogenesis protein ResB — MSAAEETIKSRPEVTKPSAPVLNRALDFLSSVRFGVVQLCILVVLAMIGMLVLQQNVQGFDAYYVSLTPAEKLVFGRLGFFDIYHSWYFNLLLLTLSLNIILASIDRWPSAWAYIRDPKKTATKVWLLSQPDNASIEFDRTDASSAAEKIKSVFESNGLKSSVTEVKSIEYGLDADGRKDFSVIKEKTSTVVFGQSGQINRLGAYVVHVFLLTLFLGHFVALQTGFDADVRMIPGGTTDQIELIQFNLDKKEKFNVKLPFTMECTDIQQRLIDQGGSIDVTNTMDWRTQLKITDPQYGEKIADVSLNAPFNYRGYRFFQAQTIPVGNARTIALDITPQNGGDPIRANINRNGNTSLPDGTKVEYAEFLPDFTFGPDGQPDTKSGEYVNPVAVLNVTPPGGERTRVFAFAQKLADNMPVGAPKAGYKWRLAEFEKSPLAHVLSIKYDPYDAAFIAWYIGGFGLCGALLFVFLLSHKRVWAHIETREDGTVEAVLGGDANRNRIAFGDKFKKITEGLRSINS; from the coding sequence ATGTCAGCGGCTGAAGAGACTATCAAATCACGTCCAGAAGTAACGAAGCCATCGGCTCCGGTTCTCAACCGTGCCCTGGATTTTCTAAGTTCAGTCAGGTTCGGCGTAGTTCAGTTGTGCATCCTGGTCGTGCTCGCAATGATCGGTATGCTTGTGCTGCAGCAGAACGTACAGGGTTTCGATGCGTATTACGTTTCCCTAACGCCGGCTGAGAAGCTTGTCTTCGGGCGTCTGGGATTTTTCGACATCTACCATAGCTGGTATTTCAACCTTCTCCTCCTGACCCTTTCGCTGAACATCATCCTGGCCTCCATAGACAGATGGCCTTCGGCGTGGGCTTACATTCGCGATCCGAAGAAAACTGCAACTAAGGTGTGGCTTCTCAGTCAACCGGACAACGCAAGCATTGAGTTCGATCGTACCGATGCGTCATCGGCCGCGGAGAAAATAAAGTCAGTATTCGAAAGCAACGGCTTAAAGTCATCGGTAACTGAAGTAAAAAGTATCGAGTACGGACTTGATGCCGATGGCCGCAAGGACTTTTCCGTTATAAAGGAAAAGACGAGTACCGTGGTTTTTGGCCAGAGCGGACAGATCAACCGACTTGGGGCCTATGTCGTCCACGTCTTTCTTCTTACCCTGTTTCTGGGCCATTTCGTTGCTCTTCAAACAGGCTTTGATGCTGACGTTCGAATGATCCCGGGCGGGACGACAGATCAGATCGAATTGATCCAGTTCAATCTGGACAAGAAAGAGAAATTCAACGTAAAACTTCCCTTCACGATGGAATGCACCGACATTCAGCAGCGTTTGATCGACCAGGGCGGATCCATCGACGTCACGAACACCATGGATTGGCGGACCCAGCTCAAGATAACTGATCCGCAGTATGGGGAGAAGATCGCTGATGTCAGCCTCAACGCGCCATTTAACTATCGCGGATACCGCTTTTTCCAGGCTCAGACCATTCCTGTCGGCAACGCCCGTACGATCGCACTCGACATCACGCCCCAAAATGGCGGCGATCCTATCAGAGCGAATATCAATCGTAACGGCAATACTTCCCTTCCTGATGGCACGAAGGTCGAATACGCCGAGTTCCTGCCGGACTTTACCTTCGGCCCAGATGGCCAGCCCGACACAAAAAGCGGGGAGTACGTTAACCCGGTTGCCGTGCTAAATGTCACGCCGCCCGGAGGCGAACGTACAAGGGTTTTCGCATTTGCGCAGAAACTAGCTGACAACATGCCGGTTGGAGCCCCGAAGGCAGGATATAAATGGCGGCTCGCCGAATTCGAAAAATCTCCTCTCGCTCACGTCTTATCGATCAAGTATGACCCGTATGACGCAGCGTTCATCGCCTGGTACATCGGCGGTTTCGGGTTGTGCGGTGCGTTGCTGTTCGTATTTTTGCTATCACACAAACGTGTCTGGGCCCACATCGAGACGCGAGAAGACGGAACCGTTGAAGCCGTTTTAGGCGGCGACGCTAACCGAAACCGTATCGCCTTCGGCGACAAGTTCAAAAAGATCACCGAAGGTCTCAGAAGTATAAATTCTTAG
- the ccsA gene encoding cytochrome c biogenesis protein CcsA, which yields MEELDRLESRTNWKSFIPAILVIVGSVAMLGLRLQIGASFMSDGALMMLALASYILAAVFALTNLYAPSSMAEKVGFFFATIGVFFNFSSWLVRWVSAYDHEIAVMRASGNMAEPWVFRYIPFANLYDLSLAFAFGAGITTLLFSHRRSFRVLSAFTLPVAALILTLARFIGNEFVDLPPVLDSYWRPIHVGDASLSYGIALVCFGVAVMYLLKDGVKVEAMAIWSSIFAIAVLATVSKFSVFTEFVYRAGLFVPSEGVRKPFSAPFRLEVPYVGPALAIAGLLLAGTIVAFLFYLYQNNEKAKTVGHYLLKAAFAAQIISIALLVFGIGDNTNVNTRLQAQLNQDPSQYVVAGMAMAENQQLSVAELQQMTPKQHEQMGRAYVQQNGSKMFMSLNTNPVEVAALITALVGTLFVIFFGFRTEKLRERLPSLESLDSLMYKTACLAFAGLAVLLITGAIWANESWGRPWGFDSKETGALIAWLTYAAFLHTRIARGWTGRSSAYFAIVGFLLVIFTYLGVSYLLKGLHSYA from the coding sequence ATGGAAGAACTCGATAGATTAGAAAGCCGTACGAACTGGAAATCTTTTATTCCGGCGATACTGGTCATAGTCGGTAGTGTAGCTATGCTCGGCCTGCGACTTCAGATCGGGGCTTCATTCATGTCAGACGGGGCGTTGATGATGCTCGCTCTGGCAAGCTACATCCTCGCAGCCGTTTTTGCTCTGACGAATCTGTACGCACCGTCATCAATGGCGGAAAAGGTCGGGTTCTTTTTTGCGACAATAGGCGTTTTCTTCAATTTCTCAAGCTGGCTTGTTCGCTGGGTTTCGGCCTACGATCACGAGATCGCGGTGATGCGAGCAAGCGGAAATATGGCTGAACCGTGGGTGTTTCGTTACATCCCGTTCGCAAATCTATACGATCTAAGCCTTGCTTTCGCATTCGGTGCCGGTATTACGACGCTGCTTTTCTCGCATCGCCGCAGTTTCCGCGTGCTTAGCGCTTTTACACTTCCTGTCGCGGCTTTGATCTTGACTCTCGCCCGATTTATCGGGAACGAATTCGTCGACCTGCCTCCTGTACTCGATTCCTACTGGCGTCCGATCCACGTCGGTGATGCAAGTCTGAGCTATGGTATTGCACTTGTATGCTTCGGGGTTGCGGTCATGTATCTATTGAAAGACGGCGTCAAGGTCGAGGCGATGGCGATCTGGTCGAGCATTTTTGCGATCGCTGTTTTGGCTACAGTCAGTAAATTCTCGGTATTCACCGAATTCGTTTACCGCGCCGGCCTTTTCGTTCCCAGTGAAGGCGTTAGAAAGCCATTCTCCGCACCATTCCGCCTTGAAGTTCCTTATGTTGGCCCTGCACTTGCCATTGCCGGGCTCTTGCTCGCGGGCACGATCGTCGCATTTTTATTCTACCTTTACCAGAACAATGAAAAGGCAAAGACCGTTGGCCATTACCTGCTGAAAGCTGCGTTTGCCGCTCAGATAATATCGATCGCTCTACTAGTCTTTGGGATCGGTGATAACACGAACGTTAATACCCGCCTGCAGGCACAGTTGAATCAGGACCCGAGTCAATATGTTGTTGCCGGTATGGCGATGGCCGAGAATCAGCAGCTCAGCGTCGCTGAACTTCAGCAAATGACGCCGAAGCAGCATGAGCAGATGGGCCGGGCATACGTGCAGCAGAACGGCTCGAAGATGTTCATGAGCCTGAACACAAATCCGGTTGAAGTAGCGGCACTCATTACGGCTCTGGTTGGCACATTATTCGTGATCTTTTTCGGCTTCAGAACCGAAAAACTACGTGAACGCCTGCCGAGTCTTGAGTCTCTCGACAGCCTCATGTACAAGACAGCGTGCCTCGCCTTTGCGGGCCTCGCCGTACTCTTGATCACCGGTGCTATTTGGGCAAACGAATCATGGGGTCGTCCGTGGGGGTTTGACTCTAAGGAAACTGGAGCACTGATCGCGTGGCTGACCTACGCAGCATTCCTGCATACTCGCATTGCTCGCGGATGGACGGGACGAAGCTCGGCTTACTTCGCGATCGTCGGATTCCTGCTGGTTATCTTCACTTATCTTGGCGTGAGCTATTTATTGAAGGGGCTTCACAGCTACGCGTAA
- a CDS encoding GNAT family N-acetyltransferase, whose product MAYLNFTIRELSEGDLSEWLRLRLLLWDESTEDDHKSEMVDIIEHNETQLVAVADFGGGRLGGFLEASIRSYVEDCQTENVGYLEGWFVEEQFRRLGVGRELVAFAEGWARGKGCIEMASDAEIDNSISLQAHLNLGYAETSRLVHLRKELV is encoded by the coding sequence ATGGCATACCTAAATTTCACTATCCGAGAGCTGTCGGAAGGCGATCTTTCCGAATGGCTCAGGCTGCGGCTCCTGCTGTGGGACGAATCTACCGAGGACGATCATAAATCTGAAATGGTCGATATTATCGAGCACAACGAGACGCAGCTCGTAGCTGTCGCAGATTTTGGCGGCGGACGGCTCGGCGGGTTTTTGGAGGCCAGTATCCGTTCGTATGTTGAAGACTGCCAAACCGAGAACGTTGGATATTTGGAAGGCTGGTTTGTCGAAGAACAGTTTCGCAGGCTTGGTGTCGGCCGCGAATTGGTCGCCTTTGCCGAGGGCTGGGCCCGAGGAAAAGGCTGCATTGAAATGGCTTCGGACGCAGAGATCGATAACTCGATCAGCCTGCAGGCCCACCTCAATCTTGGTTATGCTGAGACCTCACGATTAGTACATCTCAGAAAAGAACTTGTATAG
- a CDS encoding PDZ domain-containing protein, with product MSFRGKLWILALSGLIAVYAVVGGMPLIGNILTTSAQQPVNDATAQLRIVESVLQHIQNDYVDEPNMDKVRLGALRGMAGGLDPYSSYLTPDQVKAYEVSKTSNKVGIGAEYSQYSGYLYIIAPVKGGPADKAGIKAGDVIEYIDNKATRDISLYDGRQLLLGDPGSLVSLRVLRAGEKAQTIKVTRGTYSTSKPETRIEGGKIGIVKVYSLEDGQANDIRAAVSGLTKQGAQKIVLDLRGVASGTLVEGVAVANLFIKDGELAKVIGRESRVQSTFNADPTKTVFEGGLAVLTDLGTAGAAEVVAAAVIDRKRGEVIGERTFGSGTEQKLFPLSSGGGYLLTVAKWASPNSAPFLGEDRATTGVKPSIEVKRPDTPEPLDVDSLTQPDGATPAASPSPTPKPAAPKSVEDIQLKKALEVLADKVAAAKAGE from the coding sequence ATGTCATTTCGCGGAAAGCTTTGGATCCTTGCATTATCGGGCCTGATAGCTGTTTATGCCGTTGTTGGCGGAATGCCGCTCATCGGCAATATACTCACGACGTCGGCTCAGCAGCCGGTCAATGATGCGACGGCCCAGCTTCGCATCGTCGAGTCTGTTCTGCAGCACATTCAAAACGACTACGTCGACGAACCAAACATGGATAAGGTTCGCCTCGGTGCTCTTCGCGGAATGGCCGGCGGCCTCGATCCTTACTCGTCGTACCTCACACCGGACCAAGTCAAGGCTTACGAGGTGAGCAAGACTTCGAACAAGGTGGGCATTGGTGCTGAATATTCTCAGTATTCCGGATATCTTTACATCATTGCCCCTGTAAAAGGCGGCCCCGCCGATAAAGCCGGTATCAAGGCCGGGGATGTGATCGAGTACATCGATAACAAAGCAACTCGTGATATTTCGCTTTACGACGGCAGGCAACTGCTGCTTGGCGATCCGGGTTCGTTGGTTTCACTCCGGGTTCTGCGTGCGGGCGAAAAAGCCCAGACAATCAAGGTTACGCGAGGAACTTATTCTACGTCCAAGCCCGAGACCCGCATCGAAGGCGGGAAAATAGGTATCGTGAAGGTTTACAGCCTCGAGGATGGGCAGGCTAATGACATTCGTGCCGCAGTTTCCGGACTTACGAAACAAGGTGCTCAGAAGATCGTGCTTGACCTGCGCGGTGTCGCCTCTGGAACTTTAGTAGAAGGTGTAGCGGTAGCAAACCTTTTCATCAAAGACGGAGAACTTGCAAAAGTTATTGGCCGTGAGAGCCGTGTCCAGAGCACATTCAATGCCGATCCCACCAAGACGGTTTTCGAAGGCGGCCTGGCTGTCCTGACCGACCTCGGAACGGCTGGAGCCGCCGAAGTTGTTGCCGCTGCGGTGATCGACAGGAAACGCGGCGAGGTGATCGGAGAGCGAACGTTCGGATCAGGAACGGAACAGAAACTGTTTCCGCTATCGAGCGGCGGCGGTTATCTCTTGACCGTTGCGAAATGGGCATCGCCTAATTCCGCACCATTCCTGGGTGAAGATAGAGCTACGACTGGAGTGAAACCTTCGATCGAGGTCAAACGGCCGGATACGCCGGAACCTCTCGACGTCGATTCGCTTACGCAGCCTGACGGTGCAACGCCCGCTGCATCACCCAGCCCGACACCAAAGCCGGCTGCTCCTAAGTCCGTTGAGGACATTCAACTTAAGAAGGCCCTCGAGGTGCTCGCTGACAAAGTCGCAGCCGCCAAAGCAGGCGAGTAG
- the ruvX gene encoding Holliday junction resolvase RuvX, which yields MQQKETTNPAVLTDVFDVPLEGRIIAIDPGTKRCGVAICDELRVTTRPLPFVERTSWKKLLSNILQIVSEYDARALVIGLPLESDGSESAMSAEARSMARKFALSLPIPVFLQDERVTSYEAKRRLWESGVDLKDARKLVDSEAAAIILADFLDRILSVEAQTK from the coding sequence GTGCAACAAAAAGAAACAACTAATCCCGCCGTACTTACAGATGTTTTTGACGTCCCATTAGAAGGCCGGATCATCGCGATCGACCCTGGCACAAAACGCTGCGGCGTAGCGATCTGCGATGAACTTCGCGTCACCACCCGGCCACTGCCTTTTGTGGAACGTACTAGCTGGAAAAAGCTGCTGTCAAACATCCTTCAAATCGTCTCCGAGTATGATGCCAGGGCTCTCGTAATTGGTTTGCCGTTAGAATCCGACGGCTCAGAAAGTGCGATGTCAGCCGAAGCGAGGTCGATGGCCCGCAAATTTGCCCTGTCGCTGCCGATTCCGGTTTTTCTGCAGGACGAACGTGTGACCTCATACGAAGCCAAACGCCGCCTCTGGGAAAGCGGCGTCGATCTGAAAGATGCTCGGAAGCTGGTCGATAGCGAGGCAGCCGCGATAATTCTGGCTGATTTCCTGGATCGGATCTTGAGTGTAGAAGCCCAAACGAAGTAA
- a CDS encoding penicillin acylase family protein, which produces MNRFLFSAFLLTFFCFSGFSQSTATEISVAGLSSSVTVRRDSRSIPYIEAKTDADVYFAQGYTTASDRMFQMDLMRRLSRGETAEIFGSSVLEEDKRWRRFNFAKIAEESLKFMGPELQAALNAYARGVNAYIATLDEKSLPVEFRILQYKPREWKPSDTIIIGKILADALSTTWRNDIMRLSLQNLPKDKLSDLTNPVTPFDVILFGTDTKTAASAAVAQTAAAENIKNLIAEADREELVRKNSLERVGLYAEDLAASNNWVISGKRTADGKPILANDPHLAPTAPGIWYLTHLSTPTMRVSGVTVPGVPGIILGHNADIAWGATNVGPDVQDLYSETFNDKGEYKTPTGWEPAVKRIENIKVRSNPLKPETDTVKLEVLETRNGPVIFEDGGKKYALKWTAFDPKNSEFEVFYDWNRAKNWDGFKTALKKYGGAAQNFVYADTKGNIGWYAASKIPIRRVGDGALPYDGSTSDGDWVGFIPFEELPNLYNPPSGLIITANQRIVGTSYKYTQMSRDAATPWRARQIMTTLEAKPKLTVNDVREAQYDMHNIPVHEIAKEIVKRGSASSETLAVLKDWDGRMTPDSQAALLASDIRICIGNKIAEENKPVPGTILRERILYWAVKENSARWLPAAFKNYDELIRSCDTAVRAGFADPKRYGPDIKTWTWGRIWQSRFPHPLAVAPLIGAQFQTPNVPLNGSGQTPNVGSSVSMRHIATPGNWDTTSHVIPLGQSGDPKSPHFKDQFDAWSTGATSVFPFTKAAVEKAAVGVTVLKP; this is translated from the coding sequence ATGAATCGATTCCTTTTTTCTGCCTTTCTTTTAACATTTTTTTGCTTTTCGGGCTTTTCTCAATCAACGGCAACCGAAATTTCAGTCGCTGGGCTTTCTTCGTCTGTTACGGTTCGCCGCGACAGTCGTTCGATACCATACATCGAAGCGAAAACGGATGCTGACGTTTATTTTGCTCAGGGCTACACCACCGCGAGCGATCGGATGTTTCAAATGGACCTGATGCGGCGGCTTTCGCGGGGCGAGACGGCTGAGATCTTTGGGAGTTCGGTGCTCGAAGAAGACAAACGCTGGCGACGGTTCAATTTTGCAAAGATCGCGGAAGAAAGTTTGAAATTCATGGGCCCCGAACTCCAGGCGGCGCTAAATGCATACGCTCGGGGCGTCAACGCGTACATCGCGACTCTGGATGAAAAAAGTCTGCCGGTCGAGTTTCGCATATTGCAATACAAGCCGCGTGAATGGAAGCCATCTGACACCATAATTATCGGCAAGATCCTCGCCGACGCACTCAGCACGACGTGGCGTAACGACATCATGCGGCTTTCGCTGCAGAATCTACCAAAAGATAAACTCTCAGACCTCACAAATCCCGTGACGCCATTCGATGTGATCCTGTTCGGAACGGACACCAAAACTGCAGCTTCAGCGGCAGTGGCACAAACAGCGGCAGCGGAAAATATCAAGAACCTGATCGCTGAGGCTGACCGCGAAGAACTGGTACGGAAAAATTCGCTCGAACGCGTCGGGCTCTATGCTGAGGATCTCGCAGCCAGCAATAACTGGGTCATTTCAGGCAAGCGAACCGCTGACGGCAAACCGATCCTTGCGAATGACCCGCATCTCGCTCCGACTGCTCCGGGGATCTGGTACCTAACGCATCTTTCAACTCCGACGATGCGGGTTTCTGGCGTGACAGTTCCCGGTGTTCCGGGTATTATCCTGGGCCACAATGCCGACATCGCTTGGGGAGCCACAAACGTCGGCCCGGACGTGCAGGACCTTTATTCGGAGACATTTAACGACAAGGGCGAATATAAAACACCGACCGGTTGGGAGCCTGCCGTAAAACGGATCGAGAATATCAAGGTTCGATCGAATCCGCTCAAGCCGGAAACGGATACCGTGAAACTCGAGGTTCTCGAAACCCGAAACGGGCCGGTCATTTTTGAGGACGGAGGTAAGAAATACGCACTTAAATGGACTGCGTTCGATCCGAAGAACAGTGAATTTGAAGTTTTCTACGATTGGAACCGGGCAAAGAACTGGGACGGATTCAAAACGGCACTCAAGAAATATGGTGGAGCTGCACAGAATTTTGTTTACGCCGATACGAAGGGAAATATCGGATGGTATGCCGCAAGTAAGATCCCTATTCGACGCGTAGGCGATGGCGCATTGCCGTACGATGGCTCGACAAGCGACGGTGATTGGGTCGGATTTATTCCGTTCGAGGAGCTTCCAAATCTATACAATCCGCCAAGCGGCCTGATCATTACCGCCAATCAGAGGATCGTCGGAACCTCATACAAATACACCCAAATGTCTCGCGACGCGGCGACCCCGTGGCGTGCTCGACAGATCATGACGACGCTCGAGGCAAAGCCGAAACTAACCGTGAATGATGTACGCGAGGCTCAGTATGATATGCACAACATACCCGTTCACGAGATTGCAAAGGAGATCGTAAAACGCGGGTCGGCATCTTCGGAGACTCTGGCTGTTCTCAAAGATTGGGACGGACGAATGACGCCGGATTCACAGGCGGCGTTGCTCGCAAGCGACATTCGTATCTGTATCGGAAATAAGATCGCTGAGGAAAATAAGCCGGTTCCGGGCACTATTCTTCGGGAACGTATTCTTTATTGGGCAGTAAAAGAAAATTCAGCGAGATGGCTGCCAGCGGCGTTTAAGAATTACGACGAACTTATTCGTTCATGCGATACAGCCGTGCGAGCTGGTTTTGCCGATCCGAAACGCTATGGCCCGGATATTAAGACGTGGACGTGGGGACGAATATGGCAGTCGCGTTTTCCTCATCCGCTCGCGGTCGCTCCGCTGATCGGTGCGCAGTTTCAAACGCCAAATGTACCGTTGAATGGAAGCGGACAAACGCCAAATGTCGGTTCGAGCGTATCGATGCGGCACATCGCAACGCCGGGGAATTGGGATACGACGAGTCATGTGATCCCGCTTGGACAAAGCGGCGATCCGAAATCGCCTCATTTCAAGGATCAGTTTGATGCGTGGTCGACGGGAGCGACGTCAGTATTTCCGTTTACAAAAGCGGCGGTGGAGAAGGCGGCTGTCGGCGTCACGGTTTTGAAGCCGTAG
- a CDS encoding c-type cytochrome encodes MKIKALIVAISIGCFIGSACNQTASNTGSANADKTAAATPANAATPEVAKARSGKDLYTINCMTCHKDSGKGGKVTVDGRTMEPDDITTAKMKAKSDEKLFGYIHDGIEDEGMPAFKDKMTKDEITAVVQHVRSLQQ; translated from the coding sequence ATGAAGATAAAGGCTCTAATTGTTGCTATTTCTATCGGCTGTTTCATCGGCTCAGCATGCAATCAAACCGCGTCGAACACAGGGTCGGCGAATGCAGACAAAACCGCTGCCGCCACGCCGGCAAACGCGGCGACACCCGAGGTTGCCAAGGCAAGATCCGGTAAAGACCTCTATACGATCAATTGCATGACCTGTCACAAAGACAGTGGAAAGGGCGGCAAGGTTACGGTTGACGGCCGAACGATGGAACCTGACGATATCACGACCGCGAAAATGAAGGCAAAATCGGACGAAAAGCTCTTTGGCTACATCCACGACGGTATCGAGGACGAAGGAATGCCCGCTTTTAAAGACAAAATGACCAAGGACGAAATTACGGCAGTCGTACAACACGTCCGCTCGCTGCAGCAATAG